Proteins encoded within one genomic window of Xylophilus sp. GOD-11R:
- a CDS encoding GNAT family protein has translation MFAPKSWLHASLHAGRRWLRPEQASLVSTRKPGTAALVPIRVLGPAHRERIRAHLMALDESDRYLRFGYAARDEQINAYVDKLDFGRDEIFGIFNRRLELIALAHLAYGDAGQQPRTAEFGVSVVPRARGRGFGARLFQRATVHARNAGIGQMVIQALSENAAMLRIARKAGATVHRDGSESEAYLALPPATIDSRVLQWWEAHIGETDYRLKRDSKRFWDWIGGMQEVRRDVRAGRLPTGR, from the coding sequence ATGTTCGCTCCCAAGTCCTGGCTCCATGCCTCTCTGCACGCCGGTCGCCGCTGGCTCCGGCCCGAGCAGGCATCGCTCGTGTCCACACGCAAGCCAGGCACCGCGGCCCTGGTGCCGATCCGGGTGCTGGGCCCCGCCCACCGCGAACGCATCCGCGCCCACCTGATGGCGCTCGATGAATCCGACCGCTACCTGCGCTTCGGCTATGCCGCGCGCGACGAACAGATCAACGCCTACGTCGACAAGCTCGACTTCGGCCGCGACGAAATCTTCGGCATTTTCAACCGCCGCCTCGAACTCATCGCCCTGGCGCACCTGGCCTACGGCGACGCCGGCCAGCAGCCGCGCACCGCGGAGTTCGGCGTTTCGGTGGTGCCGCGTGCCCGGGGGCGCGGTTTCGGTGCCCGGCTTTTCCAGCGGGCCACGGTGCATGCGCGCAATGCGGGCATCGGCCAGATGGTGATCCAGGCGCTGAGCGAAAACGCCGCCATGCTGCGCATCGCGCGCAAGGCCGGTGCCACCGTGCACCGCGACGGGTCGGAGTCCGAGGCTTATCTGGCGCTGCCACCCGCCACGATCGACAGCCGGGTGCTGCAGTGGTGGGAGGCGCACATCGGCGAGACCGACTACCGCCTCAAGCGCGATTCCAAGCGCTTCTGGGACTGGATCGGCGGCATGCAGGAAGTGCGGCGCGACGTGCGCGCCGGGCGCCTGCCCACCGGGCGCTGA